A genomic segment from Salvia splendens isolate huo1 chromosome 13, SspV2, whole genome shotgun sequence encodes:
- the LOC121760199 gene encoding endo-1,4-beta-xylanase 5-like isoform X2, translating to MSQTPILAALLLFFISIPVSSYGSVLSPFLFLSIFNIYTDATFLFIADGPLYDSTAYTKCKIQPEPPLYNGGMLKDQQQHTIPDTGDRQKSFSFSLKNLDAATKYCFSIWIRIKDAESAMITASLVTQDTRLKCIGTVTAYKGCWSFLKGGFVLSSPSNSNTLYIKNSDSKDVVGIEIASASLQPFTPQQWRLNQDTKINQARKRAVTVHVSDREGRQVQGASIRVEQLSKDFPFGSAIAESIIANPPYQKWFVERFNAAVFENELKWNATEFIQGQVNYTLPDQMLEFVQANQITVRGHNIFWENPQYIPKWAQNLTGSALESAVTSRIQSLMHKYRGDFVHWDVNNEMLHFDFYEDRLGPNATLHLFKAAHQSDPLATLFMNEFNVVETCSDAESTVDAYVSRMRGLQRGGVTVGGIGLQGHFDVPNPPLMRAVLDKLATLGLPIWLTEVDISNEFTKETQAIYLEEVVREGFSHPAVNGIVLWTAFRRGRCYQMCLTDGNFSNLATGEAVDKLMKEWSSDGLEGRSNEHGSYSFFAFLGEYKITAKYGDKTVDSTFSLSQGRETRHFNIQLY from the exons ATGTCTCAAACGCCAATCCTCGCTGCTCTACTTTTGTTCTTCATTTCCATCCCGGTTTCATCCTATGGTTCTGTTCTCTCtccctttctctttctctcaattttcaatatatatacTGACGCTACCTTCTTGTTTATTGCAGATGGGCCACTTTATGATTCAACAGCTTACACTAAG TGTAAAATACAACCTGAGCCACCTCTATACAATGGAGGGATGCTCAAGGATCAGCAGCAGCACACCATTCCAGACACCGGAGATCGACAAAAATCATTCTCGTTTTCTCTTAAAAACCTAGATGCTGCCACAAAATACTGCTTCTCCA TTTGGATCAGGATCAAGGATGCCGAATCAGCCATGATAACAGCCAGTCTAGTAACACAAGACACACGCCTAAAATGCATCGGAACCGTGACAGCATATAAAGGGTGCTGGTCATTTCTCAAGGGTGGATTTGTATTGTCTTCCCCTTCAAATTCAAACACTCTTTACATCAAG AATTCAGACAGTAAGGATGTCGTCGGTATAGAAATCGCCAGCGCTTCTCTGCAGCCTTTCACTCCACAGCAATGGAGACTGAATCAAGACACCAAGATCAATCAG GCGAGAAAACGAGCCGTTACAGTTCATGTTTCAGACAGGGAGGGCAGACAAGTGCAGGGAGCTTCAATAAGAGTAGAGCAGCTCTCGAAAGACTTCCCCTTCGGATCAGCCATAGCCGAAAGCATCATAGCAAATCCTCCCTATCAGAAATGGTTCGTGGAGAGATTCAACGCAGCAGTGTTCGAAAACGAGCTCAAATGGAACGCAACCGAATTCATACAAGGCCAAGTGAACTACACTCTCCCGGATCAGATGCTAGAATTCGTGCAAGCCAACCAAATAACAGTGAGAGGCCACAACATCTTCTGGGAGAATCCACAATACATCCCCAAATGGGCCCAAAACCTGACCGGATCCGCCCTCGAATCAGCGGTGACCTCACGAATCCAGAGCCTTATGCACAAGTACAGAGGAGACTTCGTGCACTGGGACGTCAACAACGAGATGCTCCACTTCGACTTCTACGAGGACCGCCTCGGCCCCAACGCCACGCTGCACTTGTTCAAGGCCGCCCACCAATCCGATCCCCTCGCCACGCTCTTCATGAACGAGTTCAATGTGGTGGAAACCTGCAGCGACGCAGAATCAACGGTTGATGCTTACGTTTCAAGAATGCGAGGCCTCCAACGGGGAGGAGTCACGGTGGGAGGGATTGGGCTGCAGGGCCATTTTGATGTGCCTAATCCGCCATTGATGAGAGCTGTTCTTGACAAACTAGCCACCCTTGGCCTTCCTATTTGGCTCACTGAAGTTGATATAAGCAATGAATTCACCAAGGAAACACAG GCTATCTACTTGGAGGAAGTGGTGAGGGAAGGGTTCTCGCATCCGGCGGTTAACGGGATTGTGCTGTGGACGGCGTTTCGTCGGGGGAGGTGTTACCAGATGTGTCTCACGGACGGTAACTTTAGCAACCTAGCGACGGGGGAGGCGGTGGACAAGCTTATGAAAGAGTGGAGTAGTGATGGGTTGGAAGGGAGAAGTAATGAGCATGGTTCTTACAGCTTCTTTGCTTTCTTAGGTGAATATAAAATCACTGCAAAGTATGGTGATAAAACGGTTGATTCCACATTTTCTCTTTCACAGGGCAGAGAGACCAGACATTTTAATATCCAACTCTACTGA
- the LOC121760199 gene encoding endo-1,4-beta-xylanase 5-like isoform X1, translated as MSQTPILAALLLFFISIPVSSYGSVLSPFLFLSIFNIYTDATFLFIADGPLYDSTAYTKCKIQPEPPLYNGGMLKDQQQHTIPDTGDRQKSFSFSLKNLDAATKYCFSIWIRIKDAESAMITASLVTQDTRLKCIGTVTAYKGCWSFLKGGFVLSSPSNSNTLYIKSALQNSDSKDVVGIEIASASLQPFTPQQWRLNQDTKINQARKRAVTVHVSDREGRQVQGASIRVEQLSKDFPFGSAIAESIIANPPYQKWFVERFNAAVFENELKWNATEFIQGQVNYTLPDQMLEFVQANQITVRGHNIFWENPQYIPKWAQNLTGSALESAVTSRIQSLMHKYRGDFVHWDVNNEMLHFDFYEDRLGPNATLHLFKAAHQSDPLATLFMNEFNVVETCSDAESTVDAYVSRMRGLQRGGVTVGGIGLQGHFDVPNPPLMRAVLDKLATLGLPIWLTEVDISNEFTKETQAIYLEEVVREGFSHPAVNGIVLWTAFRRGRCYQMCLTDGNFSNLATGEAVDKLMKEWSSDGLEGRSNEHGSYSFFAFLGEYKITAKYGDKTVDSTFSLSQGRETRHFNIQLY; from the exons ATGTCTCAAACGCCAATCCTCGCTGCTCTACTTTTGTTCTTCATTTCCATCCCGGTTTCATCCTATGGTTCTGTTCTCTCtccctttctctttctctcaattttcaatatatatacTGACGCTACCTTCTTGTTTATTGCAGATGGGCCACTTTATGATTCAACAGCTTACACTAAG TGTAAAATACAACCTGAGCCACCTCTATACAATGGAGGGATGCTCAAGGATCAGCAGCAGCACACCATTCCAGACACCGGAGATCGACAAAAATCATTCTCGTTTTCTCTTAAAAACCTAGATGCTGCCACAAAATACTGCTTCTCCA TTTGGATCAGGATCAAGGATGCCGAATCAGCCATGATAACAGCCAGTCTAGTAACACAAGACACACGCCTAAAATGCATCGGAACCGTGACAGCATATAAAGGGTGCTGGTCATTTCTCAAGGGTGGATTTGTATTGTCTTCCCCTTCAAATTCAAACACTCTTTACATCAAG TCTGCACTACAGAATTCAGACAGTAAGGATGTCGTCGGTATAGAAATCGCCAGCGCTTCTCTGCAGCCTTTCACTCCACAGCAATGGAGACTGAATCAAGACACCAAGATCAATCAG GCGAGAAAACGAGCCGTTACAGTTCATGTTTCAGACAGGGAGGGCAGACAAGTGCAGGGAGCTTCAATAAGAGTAGAGCAGCTCTCGAAAGACTTCCCCTTCGGATCAGCCATAGCCGAAAGCATCATAGCAAATCCTCCCTATCAGAAATGGTTCGTGGAGAGATTCAACGCAGCAGTGTTCGAAAACGAGCTCAAATGGAACGCAACCGAATTCATACAAGGCCAAGTGAACTACACTCTCCCGGATCAGATGCTAGAATTCGTGCAAGCCAACCAAATAACAGTGAGAGGCCACAACATCTTCTGGGAGAATCCACAATACATCCCCAAATGGGCCCAAAACCTGACCGGATCCGCCCTCGAATCAGCGGTGACCTCACGAATCCAGAGCCTTATGCACAAGTACAGAGGAGACTTCGTGCACTGGGACGTCAACAACGAGATGCTCCACTTCGACTTCTACGAGGACCGCCTCGGCCCCAACGCCACGCTGCACTTGTTCAAGGCCGCCCACCAATCCGATCCCCTCGCCACGCTCTTCATGAACGAGTTCAATGTGGTGGAAACCTGCAGCGACGCAGAATCAACGGTTGATGCTTACGTTTCAAGAATGCGAGGCCTCCAACGGGGAGGAGTCACGGTGGGAGGGATTGGGCTGCAGGGCCATTTTGATGTGCCTAATCCGCCATTGATGAGAGCTGTTCTTGACAAACTAGCCACCCTTGGCCTTCCTATTTGGCTCACTGAAGTTGATATAAGCAATGAATTCACCAAGGAAACACAG GCTATCTACTTGGAGGAAGTGGTGAGGGAAGGGTTCTCGCATCCGGCGGTTAACGGGATTGTGCTGTGGACGGCGTTTCGTCGGGGGAGGTGTTACCAGATGTGTCTCACGGACGGTAACTTTAGCAACCTAGCGACGGGGGAGGCGGTGGACAAGCTTATGAAAGAGTGGAGTAGTGATGGGTTGGAAGGGAGAAGTAATGAGCATGGTTCTTACAGCTTCTTTGCTTTCTTAGGTGAATATAAAATCACTGCAAAGTATGGTGATAAAACGGTTGATTCCACATTTTCTCTTTCACAGGGCAGAGAGACCAGACATTTTAATATCCAACTCTACTGA
- the LOC121760199 gene encoding endo-1,4-beta-xylanase 5-like isoform X3, with the protein MSQTPILAALLLFFISIPVSSYDGPLYDSTAYTKCKIQPEPPLYNGGMLKDQQQHTIPDTGDRQKSFSFSLKNLDAATKYCFSIWIRIKDAESAMITASLVTQDTRLKCIGTVTAYKGCWSFLKGGFVLSSPSNSNTLYIKSALQNSDSKDVVGIEIASASLQPFTPQQWRLNQDTKINQARKRAVTVHVSDREGRQVQGASIRVEQLSKDFPFGSAIAESIIANPPYQKWFVERFNAAVFENELKWNATEFIQGQVNYTLPDQMLEFVQANQITVRGHNIFWENPQYIPKWAQNLTGSALESAVTSRIQSLMHKYRGDFVHWDVNNEMLHFDFYEDRLGPNATLHLFKAAHQSDPLATLFMNEFNVVETCSDAESTVDAYVSRMRGLQRGGVTVGGIGLQGHFDVPNPPLMRAVLDKLATLGLPIWLTEVDISNEFTKETQAIYLEEVVREGFSHPAVNGIVLWTAFRRGRCYQMCLTDGNFSNLATGEAVDKLMKEWSSDGLEGRSNEHGSYSFFAFLGEYKITAKYGDKTVDSTFSLSQGRETRHFNIQLY; encoded by the exons ATGTCTCAAACGCCAATCCTCGCTGCTCTACTTTTGTTCTTCATTTCCATCCCGGTTTCATCCTATG ATGGGCCACTTTATGATTCAACAGCTTACACTAAG TGTAAAATACAACCTGAGCCACCTCTATACAATGGAGGGATGCTCAAGGATCAGCAGCAGCACACCATTCCAGACACCGGAGATCGACAAAAATCATTCTCGTTTTCTCTTAAAAACCTAGATGCTGCCACAAAATACTGCTTCTCCA TTTGGATCAGGATCAAGGATGCCGAATCAGCCATGATAACAGCCAGTCTAGTAACACAAGACACACGCCTAAAATGCATCGGAACCGTGACAGCATATAAAGGGTGCTGGTCATTTCTCAAGGGTGGATTTGTATTGTCTTCCCCTTCAAATTCAAACACTCTTTACATCAAG TCTGCACTACAGAATTCAGACAGTAAGGATGTCGTCGGTATAGAAATCGCCAGCGCTTCTCTGCAGCCTTTCACTCCACAGCAATGGAGACTGAATCAAGACACCAAGATCAATCAG GCGAGAAAACGAGCCGTTACAGTTCATGTTTCAGACAGGGAGGGCAGACAAGTGCAGGGAGCTTCAATAAGAGTAGAGCAGCTCTCGAAAGACTTCCCCTTCGGATCAGCCATAGCCGAAAGCATCATAGCAAATCCTCCCTATCAGAAATGGTTCGTGGAGAGATTCAACGCAGCAGTGTTCGAAAACGAGCTCAAATGGAACGCAACCGAATTCATACAAGGCCAAGTGAACTACACTCTCCCGGATCAGATGCTAGAATTCGTGCAAGCCAACCAAATAACAGTGAGAGGCCACAACATCTTCTGGGAGAATCCACAATACATCCCCAAATGGGCCCAAAACCTGACCGGATCCGCCCTCGAATCAGCGGTGACCTCACGAATCCAGAGCCTTATGCACAAGTACAGAGGAGACTTCGTGCACTGGGACGTCAACAACGAGATGCTCCACTTCGACTTCTACGAGGACCGCCTCGGCCCCAACGCCACGCTGCACTTGTTCAAGGCCGCCCACCAATCCGATCCCCTCGCCACGCTCTTCATGAACGAGTTCAATGTGGTGGAAACCTGCAGCGACGCAGAATCAACGGTTGATGCTTACGTTTCAAGAATGCGAGGCCTCCAACGGGGAGGAGTCACGGTGGGAGGGATTGGGCTGCAGGGCCATTTTGATGTGCCTAATCCGCCATTGATGAGAGCTGTTCTTGACAAACTAGCCACCCTTGGCCTTCCTATTTGGCTCACTGAAGTTGATATAAGCAATGAATTCACCAAGGAAACACAG GCTATCTACTTGGAGGAAGTGGTGAGGGAAGGGTTCTCGCATCCGGCGGTTAACGGGATTGTGCTGTGGACGGCGTTTCGTCGGGGGAGGTGTTACCAGATGTGTCTCACGGACGGTAACTTTAGCAACCTAGCGACGGGGGAGGCGGTGGACAAGCTTATGAAAGAGTGGAGTAGTGATGGGTTGGAAGGGAGAAGTAATGAGCATGGTTCTTACAGCTTCTTTGCTTTCTTAGGTGAATATAAAATCACTGCAAAGTATGGTGATAAAACGGTTGATTCCACATTTTCTCTTTCACAGGGCAGAGAGACCAGACATTTTAATATCCAACTCTACTGA